The following are from one region of the Candidatus Poribacteria bacterium genome:
- a CDS encoding Mrp/NBP35 family ATP-binding protein: MRFLKKGEKEKPKSQPSSAAKGHPELQVISGSQISGRQPRQPTPQPQQQQQNITLPNIKYKIAVASGKGGVGKSTVATNLAISLANAGSAVGLLDADAYGPSIPTMMGIQEQPKTSPERKIIPLVRHDIKLMSIGFMVPEEQAMIWRGPMLHGAIRQLLGDVDWGELDYLIIDLPPGTGDVALSLTQALPLTGALIVTTPQDVALADVRRGVAMFERLGVPILGIIENMSYFLCPHCNEKTEIFRADGGRNTSERFGVAFLGQIPLDAEVCTAGDIGVPIVAGHPESPQSEAFGTVAQELGAVLAESDDDDELTIL, from the coding sequence ATGCGATTTTTAAAGAAAGGCGAGAAAGAGAAGCCAAAATCTCAGCCCAGTTCTGCAGCGAAAGGACATCCCGAACTTCAAGTCATCAGCGGTTCACAGATTTCTGGGCGACAACCGCGGCAACCGACACCACAGCCACAGCAGCAACAACAGAATATAACGTTACCAAATATCAAATATAAAATCGCGGTTGCCAGTGGAAAGGGCGGCGTAGGAAAATCTACTGTCGCCACCAACCTCGCGATCTCCTTGGCGAATGCAGGGAGTGCAGTCGGTTTGCTGGATGCAGATGCCTACGGTCCCAGTATCCCGACGATGATGGGTATTCAGGAACAGCCGAAGACGAGTCCGGAACGTAAGATTATTCCACTCGTTCGGCACGACATTAAGCTCATGTCAATTGGGTTTATGGTGCCAGAAGAGCAGGCGATGATCTGGCGAGGACCGATGTTACACGGTGCTATTCGCCAACTTCTCGGTGATGTAGACTGGGGTGAACTGGATTATCTGATCATTGATCTTCCGCCGGGGACGGGTGATGTCGCACTCTCTCTAACGCAGGCACTTCCGCTTACCGGTGCACTCATTGTTACGACCCCTCAAGATGTCGCGCTCGCCGATGTCCGACGCGGTGTTGCAATGTTTGAACGCCTCGGTGTCCCTATTCTCGGTATCATTGAAAATATGAGTTATTTCCTCTGTCCGCACTGCAATGAAAAGACGGAGATCTTTAGAGCGGATGGTGGTAGAAACACCAGTGAACGATTCGGTGTTGCGTTCTTAGGGCAGATTCCGCTTGATGCTGAGGTCTGCACTGCGGGGGACATCGGCGTACCGATTGTCGCTGGACATCCAGAATCGCCACAATCCGAAGCGTTCGGCACCGTCGCGCAGGAGTTAGGAGCGGTGTTAGCAGAAAGCGACGACGACGATGAATTGACTATCCTATAA
- a CDS encoding acetate/propionate family kinase, whose protein sequence is MHILCANVGSTSFKYQIIDMETTTSLVKGGVERIGNSPSAFTHAVPGKPAREGEIDAPTHIAAIAHAIDLITDPEVGCFEDLGQLDGVGFKTILARGYWRSARITEDVITALETSTPLAPMHNPAYIASIRAFQELLPATPLVAVFETWFHQTIPDYAAEFGVPRFWVEQHDIRRYGYHGASHRYISERVPQLLGRETGEGLRIISCHLGGSSSLCAIKDGESIDTSMGTSTQYGMIQSTRCGELDAFAVLYMLDKERFSTDEIRRQLIEDSGLKGISGTSGDMRDVEAAIAAGNDNARLALDTYVYGVKKYIGAYIAALGGVNVIAFAGGIGEKSATTRAKVCEGLEWCGIHLDAVKNEQATGETDLSADDSRTKILIVSTNEELIVSRETARVLKAHC, encoded by the coding sequence ATGCATATACTCTGTGCCAATGTAGGAAGCACCTCGTTCAAATACCAAATTATTGATATGGAAACTACGACCTCTCTCGTCAAAGGAGGCGTGGAACGTATCGGTAATTCACCATCTGCCTTCACGCATGCGGTGCCGGGCAAACCTGCCCGCGAAGGCGAGATTGATGCGCCAACACATATTGCTGCGATTGCGCACGCCATAGATCTCATTACCGATCCCGAAGTCGGATGCTTTGAAGATTTGGGACAATTGGACGGTGTCGGTTTCAAAACGATTCTTGCGAGAGGCTACTGGCGTTCGGCGCGGATTACCGAAGACGTAATAACCGCACTGGAGACATCCACGCCACTCGCCCCGATGCATAATCCTGCCTATATCGCGTCTATCCGTGCCTTTCAGGAACTGCTTCCAGCAACACCGCTTGTTGCTGTTTTTGAGACATGGTTCCATCAGACAATCCCGGATTACGCCGCCGAATTCGGTGTACCTCGTTTCTGGGTAGAACAACACGACATCCGTCGGTACGGCTACCACGGTGCTTCCCACCGATACATCTCTGAACGTGTACCGCAGCTGCTTGGACGAGAAACAGGAGAAGGATTACGTATTATCTCTTGTCACCTCGGCGGGAGTTCATCTCTCTGCGCTATCAAGGATGGGGAATCTATTGACACGTCAATGGGAACGTCTACCCAATACGGGATGATTCAGTCTACCCGTTGTGGTGAGTTGGATGCATTTGCGGTGCTGTATATGCTCGACAAAGAGCGGTTCTCTACGGATGAAATCCGCCGTCAGTTGATTGAGGATTCTGGGTTGAAAGGAATCTCTGGAACGAGCGGGGATATGCGTGATGTAGAAGCAGCAATCGCAGCAGGTAACGATAATGCCCGTTTGGCGTTGGATACTTATGTCTATGGTGTAAAAAAGTATATCGGTGCGTATATCGCCGCGCTTGGTGGGGTAAATGTCATTGCTTTCGCTGGTGGTATCGGAGAGAAAAGTGCTACAACACGTGCGAAGGTCTGCGAGGGACTTGAGTGGTGCGGTATTCACTTGGATGCCGTGAAAAATGAGCAGGCGACCGGTGAAACTGATCTCTCTGCGGACGACAGTCGCACTAAAATTCTCATCGTTTCTACGAATGAAGAATTGATCGTATCACGTGAAACAGCACGGGTTCTCAAGGCACACTGTTGA
- a CDS encoding sugar phosphate isomerase/epimerase, translating to MKLSCLPVSLYDDIFTGKSTVADWIRFGAELGLDAVDFSIKFFPKRDGETIRDTRTALERCSIEPCMLACYSDFTHPDAAQRAQELTDLKADIALAKALGARFIRVTAGQNHPGIEREVGVRWVIDGFRRALDEAEKHGITLAYENHTKGAPWNYWDFSQPTEIFLEILDALSDTPLGVCFDTANPLVLGEDVLALLEKVVHRVVVLHIFDLREVGVFEAVRVGTGASPIPQIFSRMRQADYDGWFSIEEASRSGKNGFEQSIAYVQNAWEHA from the coding sequence ATGAAACTTAGCTGCCTTCCTGTCTCTCTTTACGACGACATCTTCACAGGAAAAAGCACCGTCGCCGATTGGATTCGGTTTGGTGCTGAATTAGGGTTAGATGCGGTTGATTTTAGTATCAAATTCTTCCCAAAGCGCGATGGGGAAACGATAAGAGATACACGCACAGCCCTCGAAAGGTGCAGCATAGAACCGTGCATGCTCGCCTGCTATTCCGACTTTACACATCCCGATGCAGCGCAACGGGCCCAAGAATTAACCGATCTGAAGGCGGATATTGCATTGGCAAAAGCGTTAGGCGCGAGATTTATTCGCGTGACAGCGGGACAAAACCATCCGGGTATTGAACGCGAAGTAGGCGTGCGTTGGGTAATAGATGGGTTTCGTCGTGCGCTTGACGAAGCGGAAAAACACGGTATCACCCTTGCGTACGAGAACCACACCAAAGGCGCGCCGTGGAATTATTGGGACTTCTCACAACCCACAGAGATTTTCTTAGAGATATTAGATGCCCTCTCCGATACACCCCTCGGTGTCTGCTTCGACACAGCGAATCCACTCGTTCTTGGTGAAGATGTACTTGCACTTCTGGAAAAAGTTGTCCATCGGGTCGTTGTGCTACATATCTTCGACCTGCGTGAAGTCGGCGTGTTTGAAGCGGTCCGTGTTGGTACCGGTGCCTCACCGATTCCGCAAATCTTTTCGAGGATGAGACAGGCAGACTACGACGGCTGGTTCAGCATTGAAGAAGCCAGCCGTTCAGGAAAAAACGGGTTTGAACAGTCAATCGCCTACGTCCAAAACGCATGGGAACATGCATAG
- a CDS encoding ABC transporter permease, with protein sequence MATNTNTFPAYFALFKATFRQMFWSRRTVLILLGCLLSLVIALAFRFMGRGSGSINRFIPLITLSLYGLLMNLSAIFYGTAIISDEIDGKGLMYLQMRPLHKSTILLSKFAAYFVGTIAIIAASHLILTGIMITHPKLQKGVLFHLGMSLHYTGSMGLGLLVYGALAAVLAVKFKNPVLWGLLFVMGWERITSSPMMPTGIKRTSISHYLFVLFPRYKLPRSDFNEFLGTSPPSTWVALLVVFLLTAVLLWLAIRIFKEREYLM encoded by the coding sequence ATGGCTACCAATACAAACACATTTCCTGCCTATTTCGCACTCTTCAAGGCGACCTTCCGTCAAATGTTCTGGAGCCGACGGACTGTGTTGATTTTGCTTGGATGTCTGTTATCACTTGTTATCGCGCTCGCATTTCGGTTCATGGGACGAGGGAGTGGAAGTATCAACCGATTCATCCCACTCATAACACTCTCACTCTATGGACTCTTGATGAACCTATCGGCGATTTTTTACGGTACTGCGATCATCTCTGATGAAATTGACGGTAAAGGTTTGATGTATCTTCAGATGCGTCCTCTCCACAAATCGACAATCCTGCTCAGCAAATTCGCTGCATACTTCGTCGGTACTATTGCGATTATTGCCGCATCCCACCTGATTCTGACCGGTATCATGATAACACACCCGAAACTACAGAAGGGTGTGCTTTTTCACTTGGGGATGAGTTTGCACTACACCGGCTCAATGGGATTGGGATTGTTAGTTTACGGTGCACTCGCTGCGGTCTTGGCGGTCAAATTCAAGAATCCAGTATTATGGGGGTTGCTATTTGTGATGGGATGGGAACGGATTACATCAAGTCCGATGATGCCAACAGGAATCAAGCGAACCTCTATCTCCCACTATCTTTTTGTCCTATTTCCGCGTTACAAACTGCCCCGAAGCGATTTCAATGAATTCTTAGGGACCTCACCCCCATCAACATGGGTAGCACTTCTGGTAGTCTTTTTACTGACAGCGGTGCTGCTGTGGCTCGCCATCCGAATTTTCAAGGAACGAGAGTACTTGATGTAA
- a CDS encoding helix-turn-helix domain-containing protein has protein sequence MRHTHPRELQIYQTPNGREPFTEWFESIQNQETRDTIQKMGKLRTWRAYLTERFAADQETAIRYLKFSLEEYQIDGDTPLLLLALKTIVESQGGISGLAKKTGLTPEVLSNILTSDEAPRVDTLITILNALGCQISIEPIADTDHRLKPKREEGTDVNTAVQKGVEQIGVNRP, from the coding sequence ATGCGGCATACACATCCAAGAGAACTACAAATCTACCAGACACCAAACGGGCGAGAACCTTTTACCGAATGGTTTGAATCAATTCAGAATCAGGAGACGCGAGACACAATTCAAAAAATGGGAAAATTAAGAACATGGCGCGCCTATCTAACTGAACGGTTTGCTGCTGATCAAGAAACGGCAATTCGGTATCTCAAATTCTCACTTGAAGAATACCAAATTGACGGTGATACGCCTTTGCTGCTGCTTGCATTAAAAACCATTGTGGAATCGCAGGGCGGGATTTCCGGACTCGCTAAGAAGACCGGACTTACCCCAGAAGTCCTTTCCAACATTCTAACCAGCGACGAAGCACCGCGAGTTGACACACTCATCACTATCCTCAACGCACTCGGATGTCAGATCTCGATTGAACCCATAGCAGACACAGACCATCGTCTTAAACCCAAGCGCGAAGAAGGAACAGACGTAAACACGGCTGTGCAGAAAGGCGTAGAGCAAATAGGTGTGAACCGCCCCTAA
- a CDS encoding PDZ domain-containing protein produces MSGYYRFPTVCRDTIVFVCEDDLWTVPVEGGIARRLTSNLGATSSPRLSPDGERLAFTGREEGPSEVYVMSALGGEAKRLTYQGGNAAIVDWDADGKTILYSSNAGLAFDPWIWKICADGGEPQRLSYGPANHIDFSDAGGVVLGRLTREPARWKRYRGGTAGQLWVDIEGDGQFQPLTPVDSNFTTPMWIGERIYFISDHEGVGNIYSCLPTGEDIQRHTHQDTYYCRSAQTDGTRIVYHTGADLFVYEIENDTETRVDVQFHSPRIQRQRKFVTASRYLQDYAPTPDGHALALTVRGKPFTMANWEGAVLQHGEHSGTRYRFTQWLNDGKRLVTLSDAKGEEALEIHTRDVGAGLPSPYTRLDALDIGHVRRLTVAPQTEDDEKDQLLLINNRLELLHINLETQEIRVLDKGHYRNIQDVAWSPDGKWCAYSFAATETTRSIKLCRIETGETWFVTDPEFNDFGPAWDPEGKYLYFLSYREFNPVYDALHFDLGFPTAMRPLLVTLQKTLGNPFVPEPRPLEEEKEDKDKEDEEQDEKDKASDEKSEKKKDKREPITIDLEGITQRVVAFPYPHGRYGQIAGIEGKAIFTSFPVQETPSDDDSSPRGVLHAYDFKDQKKETLVSGISDFQLSRDAKTLVYSTGGRLRVLKAGKKAEGESKSESRGGPSRQTGWIDLNRIKASVVPTAEWHQMYREAWRLQRDYFWTEDMSDVDWEHVYQRYLPLLERIATRGEFSDLMWEMQGELGTSHAYEMGGDYRSSPNYAQGFLGADFIYDAERKGYRITHIPRGDGWEVAKDSPLNAPGINIREGDVLLAIAGQRVSENVSPGELLVSLANQEVQATFRSADDDEERVVTLKVLGGESELRYREWVSKNRRYVHEKTDGKVGYVHIPDMGRRGYAEFHRGFLTEVSYPGLLVDVRYNGGGHVSQLLLEKLSRRRIGYDVPRWGTPHPYPDASVLGPMVAVTNENAGSDGDIFSHCFKLMELGLLIGKRTWGGVIGISPHQMFVDRGGTTQPEYSFWFVDVGWNVENYGTDPDIEVDYRPQDYTTENDPQLDRAIEELLRQMEENPPQLPDFGERPRLTLPTLPKA; encoded by the coding sequence ATGTCAGGATATTATAGATTTCCGACAGTTTGTCGGGATACTATTGTTTTTGTATGTGAAGATGATTTATGGACGGTTCCCGTCGAAGGTGGGATCGCAAGACGACTCACGTCGAATCTCGGCGCGACAAGTTCGCCACGCTTATCACCGGATGGTGAACGACTTGCGTTCACGGGACGTGAAGAGGGACCGTCAGAGGTTTATGTGATGTCTGCGCTCGGCGGTGAGGCGAAGCGACTCACTTATCAAGGGGGCAATGCTGCTATCGTCGATTGGGATGCCGATGGTAAGACGATTCTCTATTCGAGCAATGCTGGACTGGCTTTTGATCCGTGGATATGGAAAATCTGTGCAGACGGGGGTGAACCGCAACGTCTGTCTTACGGTCCAGCGAATCATATTGATTTCAGTGATGCTGGTGGGGTTGTCCTCGGCAGATTAACGCGAGAACCCGCACGCTGGAAACGCTACCGCGGCGGCACAGCAGGACAACTCTGGGTAGACATTGAAGGGGACGGACAGTTCCAGCCACTTACGCCTGTGGATAGTAATTTCACGACACCGATGTGGATCGGTGAACGTATCTATTTTATTTCGGACCATGAGGGTGTTGGTAATATCTACTCCTGTCTTCCTACCGGTGAAGACATTCAACGCCACACGCATCAGGATACCTACTACTGCCGTTCTGCACAAACAGATGGCACACGGATTGTCTATCATACGGGGGCTGACCTGTTTGTTTATGAAATCGAAAACGACACTGAAACCCGTGTTGATGTCCAATTCCACAGTCCACGTATCCAGCGACAGCGGAAATTCGTCACTGCATCGCGCTACCTACAAGATTATGCCCCGACCCCGGACGGTCACGCCTTGGCACTGACGGTTCGAGGGAAACCCTTCACGATGGCGAATTGGGAGGGAGCGGTTCTCCAGCACGGCGAGCATAGTGGAACCCGTTACCGCTTCACACAGTGGCTCAACGACGGCAAGCGTCTCGTTACCCTCTCTGATGCTAAAGGTGAAGAAGCACTCGAAATCCACACCCGTGATGTAGGGGCTGGGTTACCCAGCCCCTACACTCGCCTTGACGCGCTTGACATCGGACATGTTCGACGGCTTACGGTTGCTCCCCAAACTGAAGATGACGAGAAGGATCAGTTACTTCTTATCAATAACCGTCTTGAACTTTTGCATATCAATTTAGAGACACAAGAGATTCGGGTACTCGACAAAGGTCATTATCGCAATATTCAAGATGTCGCATGGTCGCCTGATGGTAAATGGTGCGCGTATAGTTTTGCAGCGACAGAAACCACCCGTTCAATCAAACTCTGCAGGATTGAAACAGGCGAGACATGGTTCGTCACGGATCCAGAATTCAACGATTTCGGTCCCGCATGGGATCCAGAGGGCAAGTATCTCTATTTTCTCTCTTACCGTGAGTTCAATCCGGTCTACGATGCACTCCACTTCGATCTGGGGTTTCCTACGGCAATGCGTCCATTGCTGGTAACCTTGCAAAAGACGTTGGGCAATCCATTCGTGCCGGAGCCTCGTCCGCTTGAAGAGGAGAAGGAGGATAAGGACAAAGAGGATGAGGAGCAGGACGAAAAAGACAAGGCATCTGACGAGAAATCTGAGAAGAAGAAAGATAAACGTGAACCGATTACCATAGATTTGGAAGGTATCACACAGCGCGTCGTCGCGTTTCCGTATCCGCATGGACGTTATGGGCAGATCGCTGGTATTGAAGGCAAAGCGATTTTTACGTCGTTTCCGGTCCAAGAAACACCATCGGATGATGATAGTAGTCCGAGAGGTGTACTCCATGCCTACGACTTCAAGGATCAGAAAAAGGAGACGCTTGTCTCCGGTATTAGTGACTTTCAACTTTCGCGCGATGCGAAGACACTTGTTTATTCTACAGGCGGTCGGTTGCGCGTTCTCAAGGCTGGCAAAAAGGCTGAGGGAGAATCCAAATCCGAGAGCAGGGGTGGTCCGAGTCGGCAGACCGGTTGGATTGACCTGAATCGTATCAAAGCCTCCGTCGTTCCGACTGCTGAGTGGCATCAGATGTATCGAGAAGCGTGGCGGCTTCAGCGGGATTATTTCTGGACAGAGGATATGTCGGATGTCGATTGGGAGCATGTGTACCAACGCTATCTGCCGCTCCTTGAACGGATCGCGACACGCGGTGAATTTTCGGACTTGATGTGGGAGATGCAGGGAGAACTCGGCACCTCGCATGCGTATGAAATGGGTGGCGATTATCGGAGTTCACCGAATTACGCGCAGGGGTTTCTCGGTGCTGATTTTATCTACGATGCGGAGCGTAAGGGTTATCGTATCACGCACATCCCACGCGGCGATGGCTGGGAGGTAGCGAAGGATTCACCGCTCAACGCGCCGGGAATTAATATCCGAGAAGGGGATGTATTGCTGGCTATCGCCGGGCAGCGTGTCAGTGAAAATGTTTCGCCGGGTGAACTGCTCGTGAGCCTTGCGAATCAAGAGGTCCAAGCGACATTCCGAAGTGCGGACGATGACGAGGAACGCGTCGTCACGCTCAAGGTATTGGGCGGTGAAAGCGAACTTCGGTATCGCGAATGGGTGTCCAAAAATCGGCGGTACGTCCATGAGAAAACGGATGGTAAAGTCGGATATGTTCATATTCCTGACATGGGACGGCGTGGGTATGCAGAATTTCACCGCGGTTTTCTCACAGAAGTGAGTTATCCCGGACTATTGGTTGACGTACGTTACAACGGCGGTGGTCATGTCTCGCAACTGCTTTTAGAGAAGTTATCTCGCCGTCGCATTGGGTATGACGTGCCACGATGGGGGACACCGCACCCATATCCAGATGCCTCGGTCTTGGGTCCGATGGTCGCTGTCACGAATGAGAACGCGGGTTCCGATGGTGATATTTTCTCACACTGTTTCAAGTTGATGGAGTTGGGTTTGCTTATCGGGAAGCGGACGTGGGGTGGCGTTATCGGTATCTCACCGCATCAAATGTTCGTGGATAGAGGCGGAACGACGCAACCGGAGTATTCCTTCTGGTTTGTTGATGTCGGCTGGAACGTTGAGAACTACGGCACGGATCCGGATATTGAGGTGGATTATCGTCCACAAGACTACACCACCGAGAACGATCCGCAGCTCGACCGCGCAATTGAAGAACTCCTCCGACAGATGGAGGAGAACCCACCGCAACTCCCCGATTTCGGTGAGCGTCCGCGTTTAACCTTGCCCACGTTGCCGAAAGCGTGA
- a CDS encoding aminotransferase class V-fold PLP-dependent enzyme: MANTGWGNVYKKLGARPVINATGNQTVRGGSTPSATVRDAMRQADESYVEMEELLEKSGQFIAEQLGVEDAYITAGCYAALVLASAAVMTGDDPDKCAQLPDTTGLKDEIVFQRMQHYSYDRAFTIPGSKLISVGDENGCTAEMLESAIGENTAAVAYLIQPNQGNAVPLKEAIGIAHSHGLPLIADAASQIYPLEYFYRNAQSADLVCFGGKYFNAPHSTGFVCGRKDLIEVVRKHGFIGPRPVGRGMKVDRQEIIGLVTAIDIWLSTNHEARSKEQDGRYAVLAENLENLDGVSCEVHYQEKSHTLSNLHVTFDSAKSGKDAAQVAQELDAGTPRIKVNTQGKETVVINAYTLNAGEEDIIANALRHLLRG; encoded by the coding sequence ATGGCGAATACAGGTTGGGGAAATGTCTACAAAAAACTCGGCGCACGCCCCGTCATTAATGCGACCGGCAACCAGACTGTCCGCGGCGGTTCTACACCCTCTGCAACCGTCCGGGATGCAATGCGCCAAGCAGATGAAAGTTACGTCGAAATGGAAGAATTGCTCGAAAAATCGGGACAATTCATCGCTGAACAATTAGGGGTTGAAGATGCGTATATCACCGCTGGATGCTATGCTGCACTCGTCTTGGCATCAGCAGCGGTTATGACAGGAGACGATCCTGACAAGTGCGCACAACTTCCAGATACCACCGGACTGAAGGACGAAATCGTTTTTCAGAGGATGCAACACTATTCCTACGACCGTGCGTTTACGATTCCGGGGAGTAAACTCATATCTGTGGGTGACGAAAACGGCTGCACCGCGGAAATGTTGGAGAGTGCTATCGGCGAGAACACAGCGGCAGTCGCGTATCTCATCCAACCCAATCAAGGGAACGCTGTCCCACTAAAGGAGGCGATTGGGATTGCGCATTCGCACGGCTTGCCGTTGATTGCTGACGCTGCTTCCCAGATCTATCCACTCGAGTACTTCTATCGGAACGCCCAATCTGCCGACCTCGTCTGTTTCGGTGGCAAGTATTTCAACGCGCCGCACTCTACAGGATTCGTCTGTGGAAGGAAGGATCTCATTGAAGTCGTGCGGAAGCACGGGTTCATCGGACCGAGACCTGTTGGGCGTGGTATGAAGGTAGACCGGCAGGAGATTATCGGGTTGGTGACTGCCATTGACATCTGGCTATCGACAAATCATGAGGCGCGGTCGAAGGAACAGGACGGAAGATATGCTGTGCTTGCGGAAAACCTTGAAAATCTTGATGGTGTATCGTGCGAGGTTCATTACCAAGAAAAGAGCCATACGTTGTCAAACCTGCATGTGACATTTGACTCTGCCAAGAGTGGCAAAGATGCTGCACAGGTCGCTCAAGAATTGGATGCTGGTACGCCGCGTATCAAGGTGAACACGCAGGGCAAAGAAACCGTTGTGATTAATGCTTACACCCTCAATGCAGGGGAAGAGGATATCATCGCAAACGCGTTGCGGCATCTCTTGCGTGGATAG
- a CDS encoding Gfo/Idh/MocA family oxidoreductase, which yields MKKPIRLGLIGCGGIVQITHARAYRSLTDTVQVTALADVVPENLKKVGELFDIPAEGQYTSYQEMLAHAKIDVVTIATPHSLHAEQVIEAANAGVAIISEKPMATTLEEADTIMEAVRRNGVPYTVVHNYIFTAGMRAAMTELDALGESHFGRSVGMGLKPADFSADHPTPAFAWRASKAKGGGCIIDTSYHEIYSVCTLMRSPVRYVEGRVQTLRLDIDVDDIAMLLCEHENGAVTTVSGAWCVPGTDSGWCEMHAENGSLRVNHRHNVENALRRFTRADGWQQLELPEFDEAEQQDASGHARYFKETFNALATETVLPVPAEKAYHNLAIIEAARKATTERRAIEIPPP from the coding sequence ATGAAAAAACCGATTCGCTTAGGACTGATTGGCTGTGGCGGCATTGTGCAAATTACGCATGCGCGTGCCTACCGTTCCCTCACAGATACTGTTCAGGTGACTGCGCTCGCAGATGTCGTTCCCGAAAATCTGAAGAAGGTCGGGGAACTGTTTGACATCCCCGCGGAAGGGCAATATACAAGTTATCAGGAGATGTTAGCACACGCGAAAATTGATGTCGTGACGATTGCCACACCGCACTCACTTCACGCTGAACAGGTCATCGAAGCCGCAAACGCAGGCGTAGCTATTATCTCCGAAAAACCGATGGCAACAACGCTGGAAGAAGCGGATACTATTATGGAAGCAGTCCGCCGCAACGGCGTGCCTTACACGGTGGTGCATAACTATATCTTCACCGCGGGGATGCGTGCAGCGATGACAGAACTGGATGCCCTCGGTGAATCGCATTTCGGACGGAGCGTTGGCATGGGATTGAAGCCTGCTGACTTCTCAGCGGATCACCCTACGCCTGCCTTCGCGTGGCGCGCCAGTAAAGCGAAAGGCGGTGGCTGTATTATCGACACGAGTTACCATGAAATCTATTCCGTCTGCACACTGATGCGATCCCCAGTGCGTTATGTTGAGGGACGGGTCCAAACACTACGGCTTGACATTGATGTTGACGACATCGCCATGCTTTTATGTGAACACGAAAACGGTGCTGTCACGACGGTTTCAGGGGCGTGGTGCGTGCCAGGGACGGATTCTGGCTGGTGTGAAATGCACGCTGAAAACGGCTCTCTACGCGTCAACCATCGCCACAACGTGGAAAATGCGCTCCGTCGTTTCACGAGGGCAGATGGATGGCAACAGTTGGAACTCCCTGAATTTGACGAAGCCGAGCAGCAGGACGCAAGTGGACATGCCCGCTATTTCAAGGAGACCTTCAATGCGCTTGCGACAGAGACAGTACTGCCGGTGCCTGCAGAGAAGGCGTATCACAATCTTGCGATTATTGAAGCAGCGCGTAAAGCAACAACGGAACGTCGCGCCATTGAAATTCCACCGCCATAG
- a CDS encoding phytanoyl-CoA dioxygenase family protein: MNQHDFTVTDSEINFFKTFGYLSFPQLMADRITAIQDAFEDVWEERGGGHNGKPHEGTARSCIVPFIDQSEELASLLDDPRILAIAKTLLGDDFNYMGSDGNFYVGDTGWHSDGGHKLEDPMHIKIAFYLDPLTRDTGALRVIPGSHLFGDNYADALSQQAGKSQDFWEIHGKDVPATVFETTPGDLVLFNHNTKHAAFGGGTRRRMFTMNLCQRYPDDKLDALQAYIAGSARFWIDRKYGEKMIRTATSERWIHLEQVRANDGHLAELSRQAQERMSEPSRG; the protein is encoded by the coding sequence ATGAATCAGCATGATTTTACCGTCACCGATTCGGAGATTAATTTTTTCAAGACGTTCGGTTATCTCAGTTTTCCGCAACTCATGGCGGATCGGATTACGGCGATCCAAGACGCTTTTGAAGATGTCTGGGAAGAGAGGGGCGGAGGTCATAACGGTAAACCGCACGAAGGCACAGCCCGTTCCTGCATCGTACCGTTCATCGATCAGAGCGAGGAGTTAGCATCGTTATTAGATGATCCAAGGATTTTGGCAATCGCGAAGACGTTGCTCGGCGATGATTTCAACTATATGGGGAGTGATGGCAACTTTTACGTCGGTGATACCGGATGGCATTCTGATGGTGGACATAAGTTAGAAGACCCGATGCATATTAAGATTGCCTTCTATCTTGATCCACTGACTCGCGACACCGGCGCGCTCCGCGTCATTCCGGGTAGCCATCTCTTTGGCGATAACTATGCCGATGCACTCTCTCAGCAAGCTGGAAAGAGCCAAGATTTCTGGGAAATACACGGGAAAGATGTCCCCGCAACAGTTTTTGAGACAACCCCCGGTGATCTGGTGCTGTTTAACCATAACACGAAACATGCCGCCTTCGGAGGCGGAACACGTCGGCGCATGTTTACGATGAATCTTTGCCAACGCTATCCTGATGATAAATTAGATGCGCTGCAAGCCTATATCGCAGGATCGGCGCGCTTCTGGATTGATCGGAAGTACGGCGAGAAGATGATACGGACAGCGACATCGGAACGGTGGATACATCTTGAACAGGTGCGGGCAAACGATGGACATCTCGCCGAACTCTCGCGTCAAGCGCAAGAACGGATGAGTGAGCCTTCACGCGGGTGA